From Rhea pennata isolate bPtePen1 chromosome 26, bPtePen1.pri, whole genome shotgun sequence, the proteins below share one genomic window:
- the CNTD1 gene encoding cyclin N-terminal domain-containing protein 1 codes for MAAPAASRFRSSEPAFGEVAPEVIEETLIRLATENEQYLSELSGQAGCFKAARIVEFIFLLSEKWHLDQPARYQAVEILERFMIKQVEQICKPSSEGRKSSEQGGQWKGWSSLKAEIYDTFVLRLVSCVQLASKLSLHYNIVNSDTALKFLQSLKYSYTKQELLESELAILKALCFQINVSTPLAYVELLLEVLGYNGCLLPAKPLHEMCMHLLDFSYLTRDAIYDTLLKTAIENSTPSKLQIAKFLTVKEDFMLLAVGIISTSAFILNPKHWNQVVEHLNCITGITSQSILEFSYAILKHIIGSTTPKQHYRNSGTRASENKIILLK; via the exons ATGGCGGCGCCGGCAGCGTCCAGGTTCCGCTCCTCGGAGCCCGCTTTTGGCGAGGTGGCCCCTGAGGTCATCGAGGAGACGTTGATCCGTTTAGCTACGGAGAACGAGCAGTACCTGAGCGAGCTCTCGGGTCAGGCAGGCTGCTTCAAGGCGGCGCGCATAGTGG aatttatatttcttttgtctgaaaaatgGCACTTGGACCAACCAGCAAGGTATCAAGCAGTAGAAATACTTGAAAG GTTTATGATTAAACAAGTAGAACAAATTTGTAAGCCCTCCAGCGAGGGCAGAAAAAGTAGTGAACAAGGAGGACAATGGAAAGGCTGGAGCTCTCTGAAAGCTGAGATATATGATACATTTGTTCTGCGACTTGTGTCATGCGTTCAACTTGCAAGCAAACTTTCCTTACATTATAAT ataGTTAACAGTGACACAGCTTTAAAATTTCTGCAGTCCTTAAAATACTCATACACTAAGCAGGAACTGCTTGAGTCAGAACTTGCCATTTTAAAAGCGCTGTGCTTCCAGATCAACGTGTCAACTCCTTTGGCTTATGTTGAATTGCTTCTAGAGGTTTTAG GATATAATGGCTGCTTACTTCCTGCAAAACCACTGCATGAGATGTGTATGCATCTATTAGACTTCTCCTATCTTACAAGAGATGCCATCTATGATACTTTGTTGAAGACTGCTATTGAAAATTCAACACCAAGCAAACTGCAGAT AGCAAAGTTTTTGACAGTCAAGGAAGATTTCATGCTTTTGGCAGTTGGAATCATCAGCACAAGTGCTTTCATATTAAACCCCAAGCACTGGAATCAG gttgtGGAGCATTTAAACTGTATCACTGGCATTACTTCACAAAGTATCTTAGAATTTTCTTATGCAATATTGAAACATATCATTGGCAGTACCACTCCAAAGCAGCACTATAGGAACAGTGGAACAAGAGcttcagagaacaaaattaTACTTCTTAAGTAG
- the LOC134151142 gene encoding cytochrome c oxidase assembly factor 3 homolog, mitochondrial: protein MAEPREEAAVARRIDPAREPGLSPEQRRLMAEVERVQRQRALQRRLRGRNALLGIGIGAVVVGIYGYTFYSVSQERFLDDLEQEAETARAWARDKSPAS, encoded by the exons ATGGCGGAACCGCGCGAGGAGGCGGCGGTGGCGCGGCGCATTGACCcggcgcgggagccggggctCAGCCCTGAGCAGCGCCGCCTCATGGCGGAGGTGGAGCGCGTCCAGCGCCAGCGCGCCCTgcagcggcggctccgcggccgcaACGCGCTCCTGGGCATCGGCATCGGCGCCGTGGTCGTGGGCATCT ACGGCTACACTTTCTACTCAGTGTCGCAGGAGCGTTTCCTGGATGAcctggagcaggaggcagagacGGCACGGGCCTGGGCGCGGGACAAGAGCCCGGCGAGCTGA